One Spirochaeta africana DSM 8902 genomic window carries:
- a CDS encoding HD domain-containing protein — translation MENLFFENPLSPAQLRQRREPRPDEDRDLRGPYFRDTTAVLHSSPFRRMKHKTQVFFAPKNDHICTRIEHVMHVSTIAATICRALNLDSDLAWAIGMGHDLGHTPFGHLGETILAKLRGVEGFRHEMYSLHVVDHLTNHGKGLNLTHAVRDGIVNHCGEKFEQAMEPDFSIKDLNAIVDRSEYPCTWEGTVVRMSDKIAYLGRDLEDALRLGVVDHTQVPASPARVLGSSNSEIIDTLVTDVIHTSNATGKIALSDPVYEAFLEMKEFNYRHIYRSKVLEDLHPGFERVLTTLYEYLSDLFASHGFDSEGYTAEANNLARGFSRYAATMADYYHTEPDPRANVVFDFIAGMSDDYALDSLNEIMVPQSYTVGFSKR, via the coding sequence ATGGAAAACCTGTTTTTCGAGAATCCGCTATCCCCAGCACAGCTCAGACAGCGCCGTGAACCGCGCCCTGACGAAGACCGGGACCTGCGGGGGCCGTATTTTCGCGATACCACCGCGGTGCTGCATTCCTCGCCATTTCGACGAATGAAGCATAAAACCCAGGTATTCTTTGCCCCGAAAAATGATCACATCTGTACCCGTATCGAGCATGTGATGCATGTCTCCACCATTGCTGCCACGATTTGCCGGGCGCTCAACCTCGATTCCGATCTTGCCTGGGCGATCGGGATGGGGCATGACCTGGGACACACCCCGTTTGGCCATCTCGGTGAAACGATTCTGGCAAAACTGCGCGGGGTCGAGGGTTTTCGGCACGAGATGTATTCGCTGCATGTGGTGGACCATCTGACCAATCATGGCAAGGGCCTGAATCTGACGCATGCGGTGCGCGACGGGATTGTGAATCACTGTGGCGAAAAATTCGAGCAGGCGATGGAACCGGATTTTTCCATAAAGGATCTCAACGCGATCGTAGACCGCAGCGAGTATCCCTGTACCTGGGAGGGAACGGTAGTCCGCATGAGCGACAAGATCGCCTACCTCGGGCGGGATCTGGAGGATGCCCTGCGACTGGGGGTCGTCGACCATACCCAGGTTCCGGCCTCCCCAGCCAGGGTACTTGGCAGCAGCAATAGTGAGATCATTGATACCCTGGTCACCGATGTCATTCACACCAGCAATGCTACCGGCAAGATTGCACTGTCAGACCCGGTGTACGAAGCCTTTCTCGAAATGAAGGAATTCAACTATCGGCATATCTATCGCAGCAAGGTGCTGGAGGATCTGCACCCGGGTTTTGAGCGTGTGCTGACCACTCTGTATGAATACCTGAGTGACCTGTTTGCCAGTCATGGTTTCGATTCTGAGGGGTATACAGCAGAAGCCAACAACCTGGCACGCGGCTTCTCCCGGTACGCGGCAACCATGGCCGACTATTACCACACCGAGCCCGACCCGCGGGCCAATGTGGTGTTTGATTTTATTGCCGGGATGTCCGACGATTATGCCCTTGATTCATTGAATGAAATCATGGTGCCGCAGTCCTACACGGTAGGTTTTTCCAAGCGCTGA
- a CDS encoding LacI family DNA-binding transcriptional regulator, whose translation MPARVSIITVADAAGVSTATVSQALRGIGRMSDETRQHVLAVAEQLGYRPNALAQRFVRQRADAIGFLLDGEPDQAFHNPFWFEIINGAHAVCAEHDMTLVLLHPAMVAQKGGFDVLFQEKRIDGLLFPDTPEHADWRRTAMKSSCPFVALGQPQVPSPHNWVDIDNQAAGRFMYHQIAARGYRRPVFISGPADIGIGTDRWRGFQAAARASRPGTLGARLCAAASTTNAARETTVSALQAEPDCDVIVTSHNIIAQGALQAAQQLGHRVPEDLGLITFDSYPLAAHSDPRVAAVDMDMYGLGSNAVRVLLEILHRPDGHWPVQHMLHLYRMQDGESLPHR comes from the coding sequence ATGCCAGCACGAGTCAGCATCATAACAGTCGCAGATGCCGCCGGGGTCTCTACAGCCACGGTCAGCCAGGCCCTGCGTGGCATCGGGCGTATGAGTGACGAGACCCGACAGCATGTGCTGGCGGTTGCTGAACAGCTCGGATACCGACCAAACGCACTGGCACAGCGATTCGTCCGTCAGCGGGCGGATGCTATCGGTTTCCTGCTGGATGGTGAACCCGATCAGGCATTCCACAATCCGTTCTGGTTCGAGATCATCAATGGCGCGCATGCGGTCTGTGCCGAGCACGACATGACCCTGGTGCTGCTGCACCCGGCTATGGTTGCGCAGAAAGGCGGGTTCGATGTTCTGTTCCAGGAAAAACGTATTGATGGCCTGCTGTTTCCGGATACGCCGGAGCATGCTGACTGGCGTCGTACCGCCATGAAATCGAGCTGCCCGTTCGTGGCGCTGGGGCAGCCACAGGTTCCATCGCCGCACAACTGGGTCGACATCGATAATCAGGCGGCCGGGCGTTTTATGTACCATCAGATAGCAGCACGCGGCTATCGGCGGCCAGTATTCATTTCCGGACCGGCAGATATCGGAATCGGCACCGATCGCTGGCGCGGTTTTCAGGCAGCTGCCCGGGCATCCCGCCCCGGCACACTGGGAGCGAGGCTGTGTGCCGCCGCCTCCACCACCAACGCAGCCCGGGAGACAACCGTATCCGCACTGCAGGCAGAACCCGACTGCGACGTAATCGTGACCAGCCATAATATCATCGCCCAGGGGGCACTGCAGGCGGCACAACAGCTGGGGCACCGGGTCCCCGAGGATCTCGGGTTGATCACATTCGACAGTTATCCACTGGCAGCACACAGCGATCCCAGGGTTGCAGCGGTTGACATGGATATGTACGGCCTGGGCTCAAATGCGGTACGGGTGCTGCTGGAAATCCTGCACCGGCCGGATGGTCACTGGCCTGTACAGCACATGCTGCATCTCTACCGGATGCAGGATGGCGAAAGCCTGCCGCACCGGTAG
- the pflA gene encoding pyruvate formate-lyase-activating protein → MECTAGIHSFESMGTVDGPGIRYVIFFQGCPLRCKFCHNRDTWTTRHSRSYTLSHIMQNIRRARPYFQGSGGGVTATGGEPLLQAGFVAELFRACQAEGIHTALDTSGYAAVQGPVAEVLDHTDLVLLDIKHMDDEIHREYIGVPNTRVFEFMRELDRRSLPVWVRHVIVPGYTDDLAHADRFGHFVSQFPSVQRVELLPYHEMGVHKWEALGEQYPLKGVQPPSDEVMQQLRTVVAERGLPVV, encoded by the coding sequence ATGGAATGTACCGCAGGGATTCACAGTTTTGAGAGCATGGGAACCGTGGATGGCCCGGGAATCAGATATGTTATCTTTTTCCAGGGCTGCCCCCTGCGCTGCAAGTTCTGTCACAACCGGGACACCTGGACCACCCGGCACAGTCGCAGCTACACCCTGTCCCATATTATGCAGAACATCCGTCGAGCCCGGCCCTATTTTCAGGGATCGGGCGGCGGGGTAACCGCAACCGGCGGGGAACCGCTGCTGCAGGCGGGCTTTGTGGCGGAGCTGTTCCGTGCCTGCCAGGCAGAGGGGATTCATACTGCGCTTGACACCTCGGGCTATGCTGCGGTGCAGGGACCGGTGGCCGAGGTCCTGGATCACACCGATCTGGTGCTGCTGGATATCAAGCACATGGACGATGAGATTCACCGTGAGTACATCGGGGTCCCCAACACCCGGGTCTTCGAATTCATGCGTGAGCTGGATCGTCGCTCGCTGCCGGTCTGGGTGCGACACGTGATTGTACCTGGCTATACCGATGATCTGGCCCATGCAGATCGGTTCGGACATTTTGTGTCACAGTTTCCATCGGTGCAGCGCGTTGAACTGCTGCCGTACCATGAGATGGGTGTCCATAAATGGGAAGCCCTTGGGGAGCAGTATCCGCTGAAAGGGGTGCAGCCGCCCTCGGACGAGGTTATGCAGCAGCTGCGCACGGTTGTGGCAGAACGCGGACTCCCGGTGGTGTAG
- a CDS encoding HAD family hydrolase, producing the protein MKLANYSHVIWDWNGTLLDDVAIAMGITNSLLEERGLSQLQLAEYREVFDFPIIEYYQSIGFDPAEFDQLAEEFFSRFQAARSSYRLLPGTAELLEQLRLHGCRQSVLSATREHDLIPAVAGLGIAGYFCSIHGIADRHARSKLERGRRSLQELGCDPQRTVLIGDTTHDSEVAQALGIDCILIAAGHQSRRRLMQQSAMVFDSASDLL; encoded by the coding sequence ATGAAGCTTGCCAACTATTCACATGTTATCTGGGACTGGAACGGAACCCTGCTTGATGATGTCGCGATTGCCATGGGTATAACCAACTCCCTGCTGGAGGAACGCGGACTGTCACAGCTGCAGCTGGCTGAGTACCGTGAGGTGTTTGATTTCCCGATTATCGAGTATTACCAGTCCATCGGATTTGATCCGGCCGAGTTCGATCAACTGGCCGAGGAGTTCTTTTCCCGATTCCAGGCTGCCCGGTCCAGCTATCGTTTGCTGCCGGGAACCGCCGAGCTGCTGGAGCAGCTAAGACTGCATGGCTGCCGACAGTCGGTGCTATCGGCTACCCGCGAACACGACCTGATTCCGGCGGTAGCAGGGCTGGGTATCGCCGGGTACTTCTGCTCAATTCACGGTATTGCCGATCGCCATGCGCGCAGCAAGCTGGAACGTGGCCGTCGCAGCTTGCAGGAGCTGGGATGCGATCCCCAGCGTACGGTGTTAATCGGCGACACTACCCATGACAGTGAGGTAGCGCAGGCATTGGGTATAGATTGTATCCTGATCGCTGCCGGACATCAGAGCCGCAGACGGTTAATGCAGCAATCGGCCATGGTATTCGATAGTGCAAGTGATCTTCTTTGA
- a CDS encoding ATP cone domain-containing protein yields MAETTTHDKSNGARIAVRQLQLDAEPGDVKKAVDTAGDTGSANSGASAASAAAAASAAGTANAAGKANAAGAAGAPNTAADGGTRPIPEAVLKRDGHKQPFEAGRIANALERCFQSAKPADHVSIEELTNQVVNVVAAKYDVPTVEQIQDIVEMVLQAAGEYEAAKAYILYRAEHEKMRKDRPVPDEVKNAFAESDKYFPTQIQKFQFYDKYSRFNYDLGRRETWVETVDRAVGYLREISKNRLEDAVYERLRRGILEMKVMPSMRLLAMAGAPAERSNIAIYNCSYLPVDSIDSFVEALIISMNGCGVGYSVERKYIECMPRIQRQNGTHRGTYVVQDTSEGWAEALRTALKTWFAGEDIDFDYSEVRPAGAPLKIKGGRASGPEPLRQMINFAKQRVIARQGGFLTSLDAHDIMCAVGGAAVSGGVRRTAMISLFDYDDAEMRHCKDGDFWHTNGQRWNANNSAVWPNRELSQQEIATFVLDMVQSGRGEPGIFNRRAAVDNRPARRAEAEFGTNPCGEIILRPFQFCNLTSAIARADDTFESLKNKVEMATILGSIQSMATNFPGLRPQWQQNCEEERLLGVDLNGQMDSPACQDPDVQSRLRYVAVETNRIYAEKLGINQSASVTAVKPSGNSSQLMNSASGLHARWAPYYIRNVRVGAHTPIFRVLQDEGVPMDPENGQTVANATTWVAHFPVKSPDAAITRNSRTALEQCEYWLQNKVHYTEHNPSVTITYRSDEVIDIIKWIWENQDKIGGMAFLPAVDAQYDQMPYVEITREEYERLAKGFPDIDFSKVYRYEERDLTTAAQELACMSGQCDI; encoded by the coding sequence ATGGCGGAGACCACGACACACGATAAATCCAACGGCGCCCGCATCGCGGTGCGTCAGTTGCAACTTGACGCCGAGCCAGGCGATGTCAAAAAGGCAGTCGATACTGCGGGTGACACTGGGAGCGCGAACAGTGGCGCGAGCGCGGCCAGTGCTGCGGCTGCTGCTAGTGCGGCCGGTACAGCAAACGCGGCCGGTAAAGCAAACGCGGCCGGTGCTGCGGGCGCGCCTAATACTGCGGCTGACGGCGGCACACGCCCGATTCCGGAAGCTGTGCTCAAGCGTGATGGACACAAGCAGCCGTTTGAGGCCGGGCGGATTGCCAATGCCCTGGAACGCTGTTTTCAAAGTGCCAAGCCGGCGGATCATGTTTCTATAGAGGAACTCACCAATCAGGTGGTAAACGTTGTCGCCGCCAAGTACGATGTCCCGACTGTAGAGCAGATCCAGGATATTGTCGAGATGGTACTGCAGGCAGCCGGCGAGTATGAAGCAGCCAAGGCGTATATACTGTACCGTGCCGAGCACGAAAAGATGCGCAAGGATCGTCCGGTCCCGGACGAGGTCAAGAATGCGTTTGCCGAGTCGGACAAATACTTCCCGACCCAGATTCAGAAATTCCAGTTTTACGACAAATACTCGCGATTCAACTATGATCTTGGACGCCGCGAGACCTGGGTAGAAACGGTTGACCGGGCTGTCGGCTACTTGCGTGAGATCTCTAAGAATCGGCTGGAGGACGCGGTGTACGAGCGTCTGCGCCGGGGAATTCTGGAGATGAAGGTGATGCCATCCATGCGATTGCTGGCAATGGCTGGGGCACCTGCTGAGCGCAGTAATATCGCTATCTATAACTGTTCCTATCTGCCTGTTGACAGCATCGACTCGTTTGTCGAGGCCCTGATCATCAGCATGAACGGCTGCGGGGTAGGCTACAGTGTCGAGCGGAAGTACATTGAATGCATGCCGCGCATCCAGCGCCAGAATGGCACCCATCGCGGCACCTATGTGGTGCAGGACACCAGTGAAGGCTGGGCCGAGGCGCTGCGTACCGCACTCAAGACCTGGTTTGCTGGTGAGGATATAGATTTCGACTATTCCGAGGTTCGACCGGCTGGCGCGCCCCTCAAGATCAAGGGTGGGCGTGCCTCGGGTCCCGAGCCGCTGCGGCAGATGATCAACTTTGCCAAGCAGCGTGTAATCGCGCGACAAGGTGGGTTTCTGACCTCATTGGATGCGCATGACATTATGTGTGCTGTCGGCGGGGCAGCTGTGTCCGGCGGGGTGCGCCGTACTGCAATGATCAGTCTGTTTGACTACGATGATGCCGAGATGCGCCACTGCAAAGACGGCGATTTCTGGCATACCAACGGGCAGCGCTGGAATGCCAACAACTCGGCGGTGTGGCCAAATCGGGAGTTGAGTCAGCAGGAGATCGCAACCTTTGTACTGGATATGGTTCAGTCCGGTCGCGGCGAGCCGGGCATCTTTAACCGCCGTGCCGCAGTGGACAATCGCCCGGCGCGACGCGCAGAGGCCGAGTTCGGCACCAATCCGTGTGGCGAAATCATCCTGCGCCCTTTCCAGTTCTGCAACCTTACCAGTGCAATTGCGCGCGCCGACGATACCTTCGAGAGCTTGAAGAACAAGGTCGAGATGGCGACGATCCTCGGTTCGATCCAGTCGATGGCGACCAATTTCCCCGGCCTGCGGCCGCAATGGCAGCAAAACTGTGAAGAGGAACGCCTGCTGGGGGTAGACCTGAACGGACAGATGGACAGTCCGGCCTGTCAGGATCCGGATGTACAAAGCCGCCTGCGATATGTAGCGGTCGAGACCAATCGCATATATGCCGAGAAGCTGGGCATCAACCAGTCGGCATCGGTTACGGCGGTCAAGCCCTCGGGGAACTCCAGTCAGCTCATGAACAGCGCCTCCGGGCTGCACGCGCGCTGGGCACCCTATTATATCCGCAATGTACGAGTAGGGGCGCATACCCCGATCTTCCGGGTACTGCAGGATGAAGGTGTGCCAATGGATCCGGAAAACGGCCAGACTGTGGCCAATGCCACCACCTGGGTAGCGCACTTCCCGGTCAAGAGCCCGGATGCGGCAATCACCCGCAACAGCCGCACGGCGCTCGAGCAGTGCGAGTACTGGCTGCAGAACAAGGTGCATTATACCGAACACAATCCCTCGGTAACCATCACCTATCGTTCGGACGAGGTGATAGATATTATCAAATGGATCTGGGAAAACCAGGACAAAATCGGCGGTATGGCATTTCTGCCGGCAGTCGATGCCCAGTATGACCAGATGCCGTATGTCGAGATCACCAGGGAAGAGTATGAACGACTTGCCAAGGGATTCCCGGATATTGATTTCTCGAAGGTGTATCGCTACGAGGAGCGTGACCTGACCACCGCAGCCCAGGAACTGGCCTGCATGTCCGGTCAATGCGATATATAA